TTTTTCCGTTTGTATAAAATGAATCTCCGGAAATTTTTCTTTGATGATTTCAGGATGATCGTTGGGTGAGGCATTATCGACTACAAAGACTTCGGTAGCCGGATAGGTAATTTTCCGGAAAGAATCCAGAAATTCACAAGTAACTGCGGACTGATTATAGTTTACAGTTACCACAGAAACCAGTGGCCGGATATTTTTTGTTTGTATCATGTTTTAATCTCTTGGTTCGAAAGACCAGGGAGAGATGCCTTGTCTTAGTCGTGCATTATATTCTCTTTCAAGCTGTTGTGCGGAGAATAAGAAGACCCAGCTCAGGTATAATAACACACCGGTAGGCATCTGTCCGAGCACACCATTCCCATAGGCTGCCCCGATGATGCCGAGGTAGCCTCCAAGCAACGCCCCCAGAACATTTCCCAACTCCTTATTTTTCACCCTCGCCATGATCAGGTAGAAACTCTTGAAAACAATGTACATCAGAATAAACAGGTGAAGAATCAGACCAACTCGTCCCTGTTCAGCCCAGATTTGTACGTACCAACTATCGGTAGCCACATTGGCCAGAAAACCCTGGGGCGAGAAACGTTGTCCCCAGTTACCGGCTGATCCGATACCACCACCGAAAGGTTTGTCGGCAAGATAGGCTTTTAAGATTTGCCGGTTTTTTAACCGTACCTGGTACGAAGCATCCTTTTCGGGGTGAAAAGCCGTACGCATTCGGGCAATGGTATAGTTACTGTCTCCGATGTAGGTGTAGGCAAAAAAGACATAAATCAATGCCAGCAGTACGCCACCGGTGATGATCACTTTTATTCTTTTTGAAAGGATGACAAAAGTAATTCCACCCAGGGCAGGGACAATCATGGCGCCCCGTGTTCCGGAAATCATCATGCCCCAGAACGACATGATAGAGACGAACCAGAAAAAGAATTTGTTTTTCCAGCCTTTCAGGGCAGCGGCAATACCGGCAAAAACAATTCCGGCGGCTCCCTGTGCGGCTCCAAACTGACCGGCATCACTAAAAAACGAAAAAATACGCAGTTTTCCGTTAATGATGTGGGTAATGGCTCCTACGGTATCCAGCCAATATTGTTCGGCATAGTCCAGTCCGATATATTTTTGTTGTAATCCTTTTAGTGTAGCCAGTAATGAAAAAACAGCCCAGAAAATCAGAAATCCGTACAGGTG
The sequence above is drawn from the Candidatus Sulfidibacterium hydrothermale genome and encodes:
- a CDS encoding O-antigen ligase family protein, which encodes MLESLRDKTGAAKLQHPLVLASIFIATIILGFIIGKGGMKVAIAFIILVPMIVYLNRLFVHPILGIYSIIFMAFVAIGLTRYIRGVPLGLSIDALMVLTIIAVFFRNFFDKIDFSLLNRDIVYLLLIWFAYSVLEFFNPQALSRTAWFYAMRGVSLYPLLLVPLGLLIFNRLRHLYGFLIFWAVFSLLATLKGLQQKYIGLDYAEQYWLDTVGAITHIINGKLRIFSFFSDAGQFGAAQGAAGIVFAGIAAALKGWKNKFFFWFVSIMSFWGMMISGTRGAMIVPALGGITFVILSKRIKVIITGGVLLALIYVFFAYTYIGDSNYTIARMRTAFHPEKDASYQVRLKNRQILKAYLADKPFGGGIGSAGNWGQRFSPQGFLANVATDSWYVQIWAEQGRVGLILHLFILMYIVFKSFYLIMARVKNKELGNVLGALLGGYLGIIGAAYGNGVLGQMPTGVLLYLSWVFLFSAQQLEREYNARLRQGISPWSFEPRD